From one Streptomyces mobaraensis genomic stretch:
- a CDS encoding MmcQ/YjbR family DNA-binding protein: protein MPSAPRSTRSTRARIREFALSLPEAVEEFPWDESAVVKVNKKIFVFLGAEGAEAPGISVKLRDEEAHGHALAVPGAAPSGYGLGRSGWVSVPLAGGGAPVELLCDWVEESYRTIAPKRLVARLDG, encoded by the coding sequence ATGCCGTCCGCGCCCCGCAGCACCCGCAGCACCCGCGCCAGGATCCGCGAGTTCGCCCTCTCCCTCCCCGAGGCCGTCGAGGAGTTCCCCTGGGACGAGAGTGCCGTCGTCAAGGTCAACAAGAAGATCTTCGTCTTCCTGGGCGCCGAGGGCGCGGAGGCGCCCGGGATCAGCGTCAAGCTGCGGGACGAGGAGGCGCACGGCCATGCCCTCGCCGTGCCCGGTGCCGCGCCCTCGGGGTACGGGCTGGGGCGGTCCGGCTGGGTGTCCGTGCCGCTCGCCGGCGGGGGTGCGCCCGTGGAGCTGCTCTGCGACTGGGTGGAGGAGAGCTACCGCACCATCGCGCCGAAGCGGTTGGTGGCGCGGCTCGACGGGTGA
- a CDS encoding dihydrodipicolinate synthase family protein, with product MRPTTVRPTGFIPPLCTPLTLEGAVDTGSLRRLVEHVLDGGASALFALGTCGEAVFLTDEQRRTVVRTTVEAAGGRVPVLAGVIDTTTPRVLERAREAAGLGADALVATAPFYTDTHPAETADHFRRVRAETGLPLLAYDIPSRVHTKLPPAVLLDLAEDRTLVGLKDSSGDLDTLRHLLVALRRRGLDRHFTVLTGSELTADAALLIGADGVVAGLGNVDPAAYTRLHTHARAGRWPEAVAEQNRLTTLQTLIRAGDTTDMSGTAAAVGAFKAALELLGVITCRATAAPLRPLPEDAVREVERLLKDGGLL from the coding sequence GTGCGACCGACCACCGTACGACCGACCGGATTCATCCCGCCCCTCTGCACCCCCCTCACCCTCGAAGGTGCCGTCGACACCGGCTCGCTGCGCCGGCTCGTCGAGCACGTGCTGGACGGCGGCGCCTCGGCACTGTTCGCGCTCGGCACCTGCGGCGAGGCCGTCTTCCTCACCGACGAGCAGCGCCGTACCGTCGTGCGGACCACCGTCGAGGCGGCCGGCGGACGCGTCCCCGTCCTCGCCGGCGTCATCGACACGACCACCCCGCGCGTGCTGGAGCGCGCGCGGGAGGCGGCCGGCCTGGGCGCCGACGCCCTCGTGGCCACCGCGCCGTTCTACACGGACACCCACCCGGCCGAGACCGCCGACCACTTCCGCCGCGTCCGCGCCGAGACGGGCCTGCCCCTGCTCGCCTACGACATCCCCTCCCGCGTCCACACCAAGCTGCCGCCCGCCGTCCTCCTGGACCTCGCCGAGGACCGCACCCTCGTCGGCCTCAAGGACAGCAGCGGCGACCTCGACACCCTGCGCCACCTCCTGGTGGCCCTCCGCCGCCGCGGCCTGGACCGCCACTTCACCGTCCTCACCGGCTCCGAACTCACCGCCGACGCCGCCCTCCTGATCGGCGCCGACGGCGTCGTCGCCGGCCTCGGCAACGTCGACCCGGCCGCCTACACCCGCCTCCACACCCACGCCAGAGCCGGCCGCTGGCCGGAAGCGGTCGCCGAACAGAACCGCCTCACCACCCTCCAGACCCTGATCCGCGCGGGCGACACGACGGACATGAGCGGCACGGCGGCGGCCGTGGGGGCCTTCAAGGCGGCGCTCGAACTCCTCGGAGTGATCACCTGCCGGGCCACGGCAGCACCGCTGCGGCCGCTGCCGGAGGACGCGGTGCGGGAGGTGGAACGCCTGCTGAAGGACGGCGGACTGCTGTGA
- a CDS encoding endonuclease V, whose product MNHTTDDPTGEPPPGWPTTEAEALAVQDALRDRVVLDEPGPVPGAELTAVGVDVAYDDERDLVAAAAVALDTRTLRVVAEATAVGRVAFPYVPGLLAFREIPTVLAALGRLPATPDLVVCDGYGLAHPRRFGLAAHLGVLTGLPTIGVAKNPFTFRHAPPGPARGDTAPLLDGDEEVGRALRTREGVKPVYVSVGHRVNLDRACAHTLGLARTYRLPETTRAADALCRRALAEAR is encoded by the coding sequence ATGAACCACACGACTGATGACCCGACCGGTGAACCGCCCCCCGGCTGGCCCACCACCGAAGCGGAGGCGCTCGCCGTCCAGGACGCGCTCCGGGACCGCGTGGTGCTCGACGAACCCGGCCCCGTGCCCGGCGCCGAACTGACCGCCGTGGGCGTCGACGTCGCGTACGACGACGAGCGCGACCTCGTCGCCGCCGCGGCCGTCGCCCTCGACACCCGCACCCTGCGCGTCGTGGCGGAGGCCACGGCCGTCGGCCGGGTGGCGTTCCCCTACGTCCCCGGGCTGCTCGCCTTCCGCGAGATACCGACGGTCCTGGCGGCGCTCGGCCGGTTGCCCGCCACCCCCGACCTCGTCGTCTGCGACGGCTACGGCCTCGCCCACCCGCGCCGCTTCGGCCTCGCCGCGCACCTGGGCGTACTGACGGGACTGCCGACGATCGGGGTCGCGAAGAACCCGTTCACCTTCCGCCACGCGCCGCCCGGACCGGCCCGCGGCGACACGGCGCCCCTGCTGGACGGGGACGAGGAGGTCGGCCGCGCGCTGCGCACCCGGGAGGGCGTCAAACCGGTGTACGTCTCCGTCGGCCACCGCGTGAACCTGGACCGCGCCTGCGCCCACACCCTCGGCCTGGCCCGCACCTACCGCCTCCCCGAGACGACCCGCGCGGCGGACGCGCTGTGCCGGCGGGCGCTGGCGGAGGCGCGCTGA
- a CDS encoding YciI family protein: MFVLELTYIAPLDRVEAAHAEHLAWLDAHYASGVFLASGRKVPRDGGVILAVGEDRAKMEEITRSDPFSVAGVCEYTITEFVPTKTAPALEAYREQRPPS, translated from the coding sequence ATGTTCGTACTGGAGCTGACCTACATCGCGCCGCTCGACCGCGTGGAAGCCGCGCACGCCGAACACCTCGCCTGGCTGGACGCGCACTACGCGTCGGGGGTGTTCCTCGCCTCCGGGCGCAAGGTGCCCCGGGACGGCGGGGTCATCCTCGCGGTCGGCGAGGACCGGGCGAAGATGGAGGAGATCACGCGGAGCGATCCCTTCTCGGTGGCGGGGGTGTGCGAGTACACGATCACCGAGTTCGTCCCGACGAAGACCGCGCCGGCGCTGGAGGCGTACCGGGAGCAGCGGCCCCCGTCCTGA
- a CDS encoding spore wall synthesis regulator SsgD has protein sequence MPTVIDQAVQARLIASSPQTRSVPAQLRYRRADPFAVRISFPPAASLDGAEVEWAFARELLAGGLLSPSGGGDVRVWPCGPERTVLEFHAPEGVAMVQIDTAELRGFLARSYALVPVGGEAGCLDVDGGVEALLRQL, from the coding sequence TTGCCCACCGTCATCGACCAGGCCGTCCAGGCCCGACTCATCGCGTCCTCCCCGCAGACCCGTTCCGTCCCCGCCCAGCTCCGGTACCGGCGCGCCGATCCCTTCGCGGTGCGCATCTCCTTCCCGCCGGCCGCCTCGCTCGACGGCGCCGAGGTCGAGTGGGCGTTCGCGCGCGAACTGCTGGCCGGCGGATTGCTGTCCCCGTCGGGCGGCGGCGACGTCCGGGTCTGGCCGTGCGGGCCGGAGCGGACGGTCCTGGAGTTCCACGCGCCGGAGGGCGTGGCCATGGTGCAGATCGACACCGCCGAACTGCGCGGGTTCCTGGCACGCTCGTACGCGCTGGTGCCGGTGGGCGGCGAGGCCGGGTGCCTCGACGTCGACGGGGGTGTCGAGGCGCTGCTGCGTCAGCTCTGA